The Megachile rotundata isolate GNS110a chromosome 3, iyMegRotu1, whole genome shotgun sequence genome includes a window with the following:
- the Ube4A gene encoding ubiquitination factor E4A isoform X1 — translation MCDNVNNNPFAGLFSTINDAVSFSSQNQTIINESNRVNYIAQLKDKHVDNTKEINFQGSKDFRDDSQINLLLNDIFGITLHATESNEQQKRKLVFINVDSIEQAVFERLMLSDLESKLVPVENSQEVVNDSHTVEKLVMYYLFESYCRLQRYQNKLECSDIIYKIRQVILQNAGVALQEPKLFEEQEIHNQFIALCMDETGPKPELISFTHGIVNELRAQDEKNASDVITTSFTPILDIIHKEAAQSNLVFFRRYWFTILNLFATIEPLAKLLIEHSTPKSNQGRAYAETLLGALLSLSCLPKTIGEPFYFFDKPLQQSSTTIEGNIWTALDVLNESLQKVFHLLLKCSIEVRHLTLQWIGNCLHLNANRGKLWNAQIDVVFSTMLCVSDGFMLNLGNVLLRLCQPFCIKENESKVPKIDPTYCAAEVTNENESMGQFIHLKGMSSETCLIPTSEGGAKPVAKSFGFITECFFLTHRALDLGYRVVLDKFLRTNQSLVRIQRVYEDAQAGGRSEVLETLSQRMEDEMTKYLSIRASLLVPEMLKLLAKFNATTAFWLVQVYLDDVKTEENEPNDYIPKECKVVTFPLPETVPETLRCIPEFVVENTIRFLHILSRLNTNVFEEQGSPFLTPILTEIIVLMESQQRLYNPHLRARLAEGLEALLPTTDETIQPITPSLGKFHREQLFITHPYRQHIVSNLLKVFVSIEMTGQSVQFEQKFNYRRPMYVVMEYLWKLPEHRNNFITLAEEAEANMEAAQPPLFLRFINLLMNDAVFLLDEALSSMAQLRQLIQARESGEWNKLPQHERDQQAQYLLYLGMTARFNNILGRKTIYTLKMLTTEIKSIFCHPTMVDRIASMLNYLLLQLVGPNKKNLKVNGQKEYAFNPANLVLNICEIYINLSQNKSFTLAVSQDGRSYRPDLFKLADNVLVHIGGVGMLGDLDQFAKNVEEAANDKKEEDEILIDAPDEFLDPIMSTLMIDPVILPSSGITIDRQTIARHLLSDQTDPFNRSPLTMDMVKSNVELQQRVQEWIQQRKQEKARNRQ, via the exons ATGTGTGACAACGTGAACAACAATCCATTTGCTGGATTGTTTTCTACCATTAATGATGCCGTGTCATTTTCATCTCAGAATCAAACGATTATCAACGAAAGTAACAGAGTTAATTATATCGCGCAACTTAAGGATAAGCATGTTGATAACACTaaggaaataaattttcaaggttccaaagaTTTCAGAGATGATAGTCAAATTAACCTTCTTCTCAATGATATATTTGGAATAACACTACATGCAACAGAGTCGAATGAACAACAAAAACGTAAATTAGTCTTTATTAATGTTGATTCGATTGAACAAGCAGTTTTTGAGCGATTAATGCTCTCTGACCTTGAGTCCAAATTAGTACCTGTTGAAAATTCTCAAGAAGTTGTAAATGACTCTCATACAGTAGAGAAATtagttatgtattatttatttgaaagttaTTGTCGATTGCAGCGATATCAAAATAAATTGGAATGTTCTGATATTATCTACAAAATACGTCAAGTTATTTTACAAAATGCAGGTGTTGCATTGCAAGAACCAAAATTGTTCGAAGAACAAGAG ATTCATAATCAATTTATTGCATTATGTATGGATGAAACAGGACCAAAACCAGAACTGATATCTTTCACGCATGGTATTGTGAATGAACTGAGAGCACAAGATGAAAAAAATGCTTCAGATGTAATTACTACATCTTTTACTCCTATTCTTGATATAATTCATAAGGAAGCAGCACAGAGTAATCTTGTCTTTTTTCGCCGCTATTGGTTTACTATATTAAACCTCTTTGCAACAATAGAACCTTTAGCAAAATTACTTATTGAACATAGTACTCCTAAAAGCAATCAAGGCAGAGCTTATGCAGAGACATTACTGGGTGCACTTCTTAGTTTGAGTTGTTTGCCTAAAACAATAGGAGAACCATTTTACTTCTTTGATAAACCATTGCAACAG TCTTCTACTACTATTGAGGGAAAcatttggactgctttggatgTTTTGAATGAATCTTTACAAAAGgtttttcatttattactaAAATGTTCAATTGAAGTACGGCATTTAACTTTACAATGGATAGGCAATTGTCTTCATTTGAATGCAAACAGAGGAAAACTTTGGAATGCCCAAATTGATGTAGTTTTTAGTACAATGTTGTGCGTTTCTGATGGTTTTATGttaaatttaggaaatgtaCTATTGCGACTTTGTCAACCATTCTGCATTAAAGAAAACGAATCTAAAGTGCCTAAAATTGATCCAACATACTGTGCAGCAGAG GTGACCAATGAAAATGAATCTATGGGtcaatttatacatttgaaagGAATGTCTTCAGAAACTTGTTTAATACCAACATCAGAAGGTGGTGCTAAACCAGTTGCAAAATCGTTTGGATTCATTACTGAATGCTTTTTTTTAACTCACAGAGCTCTAGATCTTGGTTATAGAGTAGTATTGgataaatttttaag aacaaatCAAAGTTTGGTCAGAATACAAAGAGTATATGAGGATGCTCAGGCTGGTGGTAGGTCAGAAGTGTTAGAGACATTATCTCAACGCATGGAAGACGAAATGACCAA atacttgTCTATAAGAGCAAGTCTTCTAGTGCCAGAAATGTTAAAGCTTTTAGCAAAATTTAATGCAACAACAGCATTTTGGTTAGTACAAGTGTACCTAGATGATGTCAAAACTGAAGAAAATGAACCGAATGATTACATTCCAAAAGAATGTAAAGTAGTAACGTTCCCTTTACCAGAAACTGTTCCAGAGACATTAAG GTGCATTCCTGAATTCGTGGTTGAAAATACTATtagatttttacatattttgagcCGTTTAAATACAAATGTTTTTGAAGAACAAGGTTCACCATTTTTAACACCAATACTGACAGAA ATTATAGTGTTAATGGAGTCTCAACAACGTTTATACAATCCTCATTTACGCGCTCGTTTGGCAGAGGGATTAGAAGCGCTTTTACCTACAACTGATGAAACCATACAACCCATAACACCGAGTTTAGGGAAGTTCCATAGAGAACAACTGTTTATTACACATCCGTATAGGCAACAT ATTGTCTCTAATTTGCTTAAAGTGTTTGTAAGTATCGAAATGACTGGGCAAAGTGTGCAATTTGAACAAAAGTTCAATTACCGACGACCAATGTACGTTGTTATGGAGTATTTGTGGAAATTGCCAGAGCATCGGAATAACTTTAT TACTTTGGCCGAAGAAGCAGAAGCCAATATGGAAGCAGCACAGCCACCATTATTTTTGCGTTTTATAAATCTTTTAATGAATGATGCAGTTTTTTTATTAGACGAAGCACTTTCAAGCATGGCTCAATTGAGACAATTAATTCAAGCAAG GGAAAGTGGAGAGTGGAATAAATTACCACAACATGAACGCGACCAACAGGCTCAGTATTTGTTATATCTTGGAATGACTGCTCGATTTAACAATATATTAGGTAGAAAAACCATTTACACATTGAAAATGTTGACTACAGAGATAAAATCGATCTTTTGTCATCCGACAATGGTAGATCGTATTGCATCGATGCTTAATTATTTGTTGCTTCAATTGGTTGGGccaaataaaaagaatttaaag GTGAATGGTCAGAAAGAATATGCATTTAATCCTGCAAATCTGGTAttgaacatatgtgaaatttatataaatcttaGTCAAAATAAATCTTTTACACTGGCAGTTTCTCAAGATGGTCGGTCATATAGAcctgatttatttaaattagcCGACAATGTTCTGG TTCATATCGGTGGCGTTGGAatgttgggagatttggatcaGTTTGCAAAGAATGTAGAGGAAGCAGCAAACGATAAAAAGGAAGAAGATGAAATTTTAATCGATGCTCCTGATGAATTCCTTGACCCTATTATGTCCACTTTAATGATTGATCCTGTTATTCTCCCATCGTCAGGAATAACTATTGATCGTCAAACTATAGCAAG GCATCTACTCAGCGATCAAACGGATCCATTCAATCGATCTCCTTTAACTATGGATATGGTGAAATCTAACGTTGAACTTCAACAGAGGGTGCAAGAATGGATACAACAGAGAAAGCAAGAAAAAGCAAGGAATCGTCAATGA
- the Ube4A gene encoding ubiquitination factor E4A isoform X2: MQQSRMNNKNRYQNKLECSDIIYKIRQVILQNAGVALQEPKLFEEQEIHNQFIALCMDETGPKPELISFTHGIVNELRAQDEKNASDVITTSFTPILDIIHKEAAQSNLVFFRRYWFTILNLFATIEPLAKLLIEHSTPKSNQGRAYAETLLGALLSLSCLPKTIGEPFYFFDKPLQQSSTTIEGNIWTALDVLNESLQKVFHLLLKCSIEVRHLTLQWIGNCLHLNANRGKLWNAQIDVVFSTMLCVSDGFMLNLGNVLLRLCQPFCIKENESKVPKIDPTYCAAEVTNENESMGQFIHLKGMSSETCLIPTSEGGAKPVAKSFGFITECFFLTHRALDLGYRVVLDKFLRTNQSLVRIQRVYEDAQAGGRSEVLETLSQRMEDEMTKYLSIRASLLVPEMLKLLAKFNATTAFWLVQVYLDDVKTEENEPNDYIPKECKVVTFPLPETVPETLRCIPEFVVENTIRFLHILSRLNTNVFEEQGSPFLTPILTEIIVLMESQQRLYNPHLRARLAEGLEALLPTTDETIQPITPSLGKFHREQLFITHPYRQHIVSNLLKVFVSIEMTGQSVQFEQKFNYRRPMYVVMEYLWKLPEHRNNFITLAEEAEANMEAAQPPLFLRFINLLMNDAVFLLDEALSSMAQLRQLIQARESGEWNKLPQHERDQQAQYLLYLGMTARFNNILGRKTIYTLKMLTTEIKSIFCHPTMVDRIASMLNYLLLQLVGPNKKNLKVNGQKEYAFNPANLVLNICEIYINLSQNKSFTLAVSQDGRSYRPDLFKLADNVLVHIGGVGMLGDLDQFAKNVEEAANDKKEEDEILIDAPDEFLDPIMSTLMIDPVILPSSGITIDRQTIARHLLSDQTDPFNRSPLTMDMVKSNVELQQRVQEWIQQRKQEKARNRQ; the protein is encoded by the exons ATGCAACAGAGTCGAATGAACAACAAAAAC CGATATCAAAATAAATTGGAATGTTCTGATATTATCTACAAAATACGTCAAGTTATTTTACAAAATGCAGGTGTTGCATTGCAAGAACCAAAATTGTTCGAAGAACAAGAG ATTCATAATCAATTTATTGCATTATGTATGGATGAAACAGGACCAAAACCAGAACTGATATCTTTCACGCATGGTATTGTGAATGAACTGAGAGCACAAGATGAAAAAAATGCTTCAGATGTAATTACTACATCTTTTACTCCTATTCTTGATATAATTCATAAGGAAGCAGCACAGAGTAATCTTGTCTTTTTTCGCCGCTATTGGTTTACTATATTAAACCTCTTTGCAACAATAGAACCTTTAGCAAAATTACTTATTGAACATAGTACTCCTAAAAGCAATCAAGGCAGAGCTTATGCAGAGACATTACTGGGTGCACTTCTTAGTTTGAGTTGTTTGCCTAAAACAATAGGAGAACCATTTTACTTCTTTGATAAACCATTGCAACAG TCTTCTACTACTATTGAGGGAAAcatttggactgctttggatgTTTTGAATGAATCTTTACAAAAGgtttttcatttattactaAAATGTTCAATTGAAGTACGGCATTTAACTTTACAATGGATAGGCAATTGTCTTCATTTGAATGCAAACAGAGGAAAACTTTGGAATGCCCAAATTGATGTAGTTTTTAGTACAATGTTGTGCGTTTCTGATGGTTTTATGttaaatttaggaaatgtaCTATTGCGACTTTGTCAACCATTCTGCATTAAAGAAAACGAATCTAAAGTGCCTAAAATTGATCCAACATACTGTGCAGCAGAG GTGACCAATGAAAATGAATCTATGGGtcaatttatacatttgaaagGAATGTCTTCAGAAACTTGTTTAATACCAACATCAGAAGGTGGTGCTAAACCAGTTGCAAAATCGTTTGGATTCATTACTGAATGCTTTTTTTTAACTCACAGAGCTCTAGATCTTGGTTATAGAGTAGTATTGgataaatttttaag aacaaatCAAAGTTTGGTCAGAATACAAAGAGTATATGAGGATGCTCAGGCTGGTGGTAGGTCAGAAGTGTTAGAGACATTATCTCAACGCATGGAAGACGAAATGACCAA atacttgTCTATAAGAGCAAGTCTTCTAGTGCCAGAAATGTTAAAGCTTTTAGCAAAATTTAATGCAACAACAGCATTTTGGTTAGTACAAGTGTACCTAGATGATGTCAAAACTGAAGAAAATGAACCGAATGATTACATTCCAAAAGAATGTAAAGTAGTAACGTTCCCTTTACCAGAAACTGTTCCAGAGACATTAAG GTGCATTCCTGAATTCGTGGTTGAAAATACTATtagatttttacatattttgagcCGTTTAAATACAAATGTTTTTGAAGAACAAGGTTCACCATTTTTAACACCAATACTGACAGAA ATTATAGTGTTAATGGAGTCTCAACAACGTTTATACAATCCTCATTTACGCGCTCGTTTGGCAGAGGGATTAGAAGCGCTTTTACCTACAACTGATGAAACCATACAACCCATAACACCGAGTTTAGGGAAGTTCCATAGAGAACAACTGTTTATTACACATCCGTATAGGCAACAT ATTGTCTCTAATTTGCTTAAAGTGTTTGTAAGTATCGAAATGACTGGGCAAAGTGTGCAATTTGAACAAAAGTTCAATTACCGACGACCAATGTACGTTGTTATGGAGTATTTGTGGAAATTGCCAGAGCATCGGAATAACTTTAT TACTTTGGCCGAAGAAGCAGAAGCCAATATGGAAGCAGCACAGCCACCATTATTTTTGCGTTTTATAAATCTTTTAATGAATGATGCAGTTTTTTTATTAGACGAAGCACTTTCAAGCATGGCTCAATTGAGACAATTAATTCAAGCAAG GGAAAGTGGAGAGTGGAATAAATTACCACAACATGAACGCGACCAACAGGCTCAGTATTTGTTATATCTTGGAATGACTGCTCGATTTAACAATATATTAGGTAGAAAAACCATTTACACATTGAAAATGTTGACTACAGAGATAAAATCGATCTTTTGTCATCCGACAATGGTAGATCGTATTGCATCGATGCTTAATTATTTGTTGCTTCAATTGGTTGGGccaaataaaaagaatttaaag GTGAATGGTCAGAAAGAATATGCATTTAATCCTGCAAATCTGGTAttgaacatatgtgaaatttatataaatcttaGTCAAAATAAATCTTTTACACTGGCAGTTTCTCAAGATGGTCGGTCATATAGAcctgatttatttaaattagcCGACAATGTTCTGG TTCATATCGGTGGCGTTGGAatgttgggagatttggatcaGTTTGCAAAGAATGTAGAGGAAGCAGCAAACGATAAAAAGGAAGAAGATGAAATTTTAATCGATGCTCCTGATGAATTCCTTGACCCTATTATGTCCACTTTAATGATTGATCCTGTTATTCTCCCATCGTCAGGAATAACTATTGATCGTCAAACTATAGCAAG GCATCTACTCAGCGATCAAACGGATCCATTCAATCGATCTCCTTTAACTATGGATATGGTGAAATCTAACGTTGAACTTCAACAGAGGGTGCAAGAATGGATACAACAGAGAAAGCAAGAAAAAGCAAGGAATCGTCAATGA
- the aay gene encoding phosphoserine phosphatase gives MSNLEKMRSIWRDADAVTFDVDSTVIREEGIDELAKFCGKKNEVTALTNQAMQGNVTFRQSLVDRLNIIKPSLTQIEQFLASRELKLSSGIKALITTLQNRKKHVFLISGGFRCLIAPVATSLNIPSENIFANRLKFYFTGEYAGFDEDQPTVENGGKTKVIEYLKNEKGFKTIVHIGDGATDLETTAIADLFIGYGGNVVRESVKSKSPWFITDFNELINILET, from the exons ATGTCGAATTTGGAGAAGATGAGATCGATATGGAGGGACGCGGATGCTGTCACCTTCGATGTCGATTCTACCGTAATTCGAGAAGAAGGTATCGATGAGCTTGCGAAATTTTGTGGAAAAAAAAACGAGGTTACTGCGTT aaCGAATCAGGCAATGCAAGGAAACGTGACGTTTCGACAATCTTTGGTGGACAGGCTGAATATTATAAAACCAAGTTTGACGCAAATCGAACAGTTTCTAGCTTCTCGCGAGCTGAAACTTTCGTCTGGGATTAA AGCTCTGATAACGACGCTCCAAAATCGTAAAAAGCACGTGTTCTTGATATCTGGTGGATTTCGTTGTTTAATTGCACCAGTTGCTACGTCGCTTAATATTCCGTCAGAGAATATTTTTGCGAACagacttaaattttatttcacag gAGAATATGCAGGATTCGACGAAGATCAACCCACCGTCGAAAATGGAGGGAAAACAAAAGTAATTGAATACCTCAAAAATGAAAAAGGGTTTAAAACTATTGTGCACATCGGGGACGGCGCAACGGATTTAGAAACAACCGCgatagcagatttatttatag GATATGGAGGAAATGTGGTCCGAGAGAGCGTCAAGTCGAAATCTCCTTGGTTCATTACCGACTTCAATGAACTCATAAATATCTTGGAAACGTGA
- the LOC100880527 gene encoding putative G-protein coupled receptor Mth-like 3 isoform X2, whose amino-acid sequence MLTRIIWLVMIGWSSGIEGKRIDTIEESFCRPFPSKVLEGHKISRLDNGSLVHDRLVYPANSYRVVGNETYGCVCNIRLCLRKCCRRDEILGTSIRPNCTRLTNGQLAPDLKLEQRQLTTEIQGISGLSDLFVLVEDMQCPEGTGKFLLQPELYNDDAFVLLANGTLQMTTNKFAAWTYCFDWKESFEKIVAIVCLSNFPPSKDEIRQKSYNIGVIVSIPFFFITFLVYAIIPELRNLYGKTLMCYVASLVVAYTFFILTTISSNLPFTICCTIAFIIHFSFLASFFWLNVMCFDIWWTFGGFRSLQGSMIQRERKKFCIYSIYAWGCALLLTGVCILMDFLPNIPEHFVKPEFGVQSCWFNTNKAKAIYFYGPMGVTVVCNICLFISTALKIVRHKKDTAHHLKGTDSRRHDDNKQWFNLYLKLFIVMGINWSMEIVSWLCNNSPAYIWYLTDLTNTLQGVIIFLIFVWKDKIRRLLLKRLGCHGNNILSRNSTRSAYHSSTSRTTCTSAAPLQQKIIPYSSDPTSRNKTPFVDNDDSV is encoded by the exons ATGTTAACTCGTATAATTTGGTTGGTTATGATCGGTTGGTCGAGTGGGATCGAAGGGAAGCGGATCGACACGATAGAGGAGTCATTTTGCCGCCCGTTTCCTAGCAAAGTTTTGGAAGGACATAAAATTAGCAGGCTCGACAATGGAAGTTTAGTGCACGACCGGTTGGTGTATCCGGCGAATTCTTATCGGGTGGTCGGAAATGAGACTTACGGATGCGTGTGTAATATACGACTTTGCTTGAGGAAGTGTTGCAGACGAGATGAGATTTTGGGAACAAGCATTCGACCAAATTGTACTCGATTAACGAATGGTCAGCTCGCACCGGATCTTAAGCTTGAACAGCGCCAATTAACCACCGAGATCCAAGGAATATCCGGTTTAAGCGATTTGTTCGTTCTCGTCGAGGATATGCAGTGTCCTGAGGGCACGGGCAAGTTTCTGCTTCAGCCGGAACTCTACAATGACGACGCATTCGTTCTATTGGCGAACGGCACCCTTCAAATGACTACGAACAAATTTGCAGCATGGACTTACTGTTTCGACTGGAAAGAGTCTTTCGAGAAAATCGTCGCTATAGTATGTCTGTCGAATTTTCCTCCTTCCAAAGACGAAATACGGCAAAAATCTTACAATATCGGCGTGATAGTCTCCATCCCGTTTTTCTTCATCACTTTCCTCGTGTATGCAATCATTCCAGAATTGAGAAACCTCTACGGAAAAACACTGATGTGTTACGTAGCTTCTCTCGTGGTAGCGTACACCTTCTTCATATTGACCACCATCTCCTCCAACTTGCCCTTCACCATATGCTGTACGATAG CTTTCATCATCCACTTTTCCTTCCTGGCCAGCTTTTTTTGGCTGAACGTCATGTGTTTCGACATTTGGTGGACATTTGG AGGTTTCCGCTCGCTGCAGGGCAGCATGATCCAAAGGGAACGCAAGAAATTTTGCATATACTCCATCTATGCTTGGGGCTGTGCATTACTGCTTACCGGAGTTTGCATTCTTATGGACTTCCTTCCGAATATTCCGGAACACTTTGTCAAACCAGAATTTGGGGTACAAAGTTGCTGGTTCAACA CAAATAAGGCAAAGGCTATCTATTTTTACGGACCTATGGGCGTCACTGTTGTATGCAACATATGCCTTTTCATTTCGACGGCGTTGAAGATCGTGCGACACAAAAAGGACACGGCTCATCATTTGAAAGGCACCGACAGCAGACGTCACGACGACAATAAGCAATG GTTCAATCTATATCTGAAGCTGTTCATCGTGATGGGTATTAATTGGTCGATGGAAATAGTGTCATGGCTGTGCAACAATTCACCGGCATACATTTGGTACCTGACGGATCTTACCAACACCTTGCAGGGTGTAATTATCTTCTTGATTTTCGTGTGGAAAGATAAAATCAGACGGCTACTCTTGAAACGACTCGGTTGTCATGGAAACAACATTCTGTCAAGAAACTCTACCCGCAGCGCGTATCACAGCTCCACTTCTCGTACTACTTGTACATCGGCAGCACCACTGCAACAGAAGATTATACCCTACTCAAGCGATCCCACCTCACGGAACAAGACACCGTTCGTTGATAACGACGATTCCGTTTAA
- the LOC100880527 gene encoding G-protein coupled receptor Mth2 isoform X1, whose product MSRVDRNHRSTIFIAIELLFAVTAVEPFSWMDDYIEPPESFDSIDSAPNESRVPRAISIDSFDFVTANSTRESRMQCNFIERNDSITRIGEIPRVPLCCPEMNRLSDGQCFETNGTVYRFPSIYRSKDFTMLVETPNRNCFDLFIRYACKNRQSYNLNPAKYPEDEFKLLDNASIYKVAENVILEDEEYCLGITDSDEYYVVLCFEDDTSQLTEDADQITIVFPVGLIVSVPFLFATFLVYLLLPELNNMHGRTLRGYIGSLLVAYVILAVLQISPQDQISDPLCIAFAFIIHFSFLASFFWLNVMCFDIWWTFGGFRSLQGSMIQRERKKFCIYSIYAWGCALLLTGVCILMDFLPNIPEHFVKPEFGVQSCWFNTNKAKAIYFYGPMGVTVVCNICLFISTALKIVRHKKDTAHHLKGTDSRRHDDNKQWFNLYLKLFIVMGINWSMEIVSWLCNNSPAYIWYLTDLTNTLQGVIIFLIFVWKDKIRRLLLKRLGCHGNNILSRNSTRSAYHSSTSRTTCTSAAPLQQKIIPYSSDPTSRNKTPFVDNDDSV is encoded by the exons ATGTCTCGCGTCGATCGCAATCATCGATCGACTATTTTCATCGCGATCGAGTTGTTGTTCGCGGTCACCGCGGTCGAACCGTTTTCGTGGATGGACGATTATATCGAACCCCCCGAGTCGTTcgattcgatcgattcagcccctaatgaATCGAGAGTGCCGCGTGCGATTTCGATCGATTCGTTCGATTTTGTGACGGCAAACAGTACCAGAGAATCGAGAATGCAATGCAACTTTATCGAACGAAACGATTCCATCACGAGGATCGGCGAAATTCCTCGAGTGCCTTTGTGCTGCCCGGAGATGAACCGATTGTCGGACGGTCAATGTTTCGAGACGAACGGCACGGTTTATCGTTTCCCGTCGATATATCGTTCGAAGGATTTCACGATGCTCGTCGAAACACCCAATCGAAATTGTTTCGATCTATTTATTCGATATGCCTGCAAAAACCGTCAAAGCTACAATCTTAACCCAGCAAAGTATCCGGAAGACGAGTTCAAGCTTCTCGATAACGCTTCGATCTATAAAGTAGCAGAGAACGTCATTCTCGAAGACGAAGAATATTGTCTCGGCATCACTGACAGTGACGAGTACTACGTGGTCCTTTGTTTCGAAGACGACACCTCCCAACTGACAGAGGATGCCGATCAAATTACAATCGTGTTTCCCGTCGGATTAATCGTGTCGGTGCCATTCTTGTTCGCCACGTTTCTCGTTTACTTACTTTTACCGGAATTGAATAATATGCATGGTCGCACGCTTCGAGGATACATCGGTTCGCTATTGGTTGCTTACGTGATATTAGCCGTCTTACAAATCTCACCGCAAGATCAAATTTCCGATCCTCTTTGCATCGCATTcg CTTTCATCATCCACTTTTCCTTCCTGGCCAGCTTTTTTTGGCTGAACGTCATGTGTTTCGACATTTGGTGGACATTTGG AGGTTTCCGCTCGCTGCAGGGCAGCATGATCCAAAGGGAACGCAAGAAATTTTGCATATACTCCATCTATGCTTGGGGCTGTGCATTACTGCTTACCGGAGTTTGCATTCTTATGGACTTCCTTCCGAATATTCCGGAACACTTTGTCAAACCAGAATTTGGGGTACAAAGTTGCTGGTTCAACA CAAATAAGGCAAAGGCTATCTATTTTTACGGACCTATGGGCGTCACTGTTGTATGCAACATATGCCTTTTCATTTCGACGGCGTTGAAGATCGTGCGACACAAAAAGGACACGGCTCATCATTTGAAAGGCACCGACAGCAGACGTCACGACGACAATAAGCAATG GTTCAATCTATATCTGAAGCTGTTCATCGTGATGGGTATTAATTGGTCGATGGAAATAGTGTCATGGCTGTGCAACAATTCACCGGCATACATTTGGTACCTGACGGATCTTACCAACACCTTGCAGGGTGTAATTATCTTCTTGATTTTCGTGTGGAAAGATAAAATCAGACGGCTACTCTTGAAACGACTCGGTTGTCATGGAAACAACATTCTGTCAAGAAACTCTACCCGCAGCGCGTATCACAGCTCCACTTCTCGTACTACTTGTACATCGGCAGCACCACTGCAACAGAAGATTATACCCTACTCAAGCGATCCCACCTCACGGAACAAGACACCGTTCGTTGATAACGACGATTCCGTTTAA